In one Denitratisoma sp. genomic region, the following are encoded:
- a CDS encoding monovalent cation/H+ antiporter subunit A, translating to MTDSSLLFLALAAAFAGVPLPLLAARFGRAAAAWACAGTMALCLALLAPLLPPVFAGATVVARLAWLPAHGLDLALRLDGLGMLFALLILGIGLLVVLYAHYYLPVADRLGRFFSLLTLFMAAMLGVALSENLLLLVVFWEITSLASFLLIAYKRELHDSRIAARMALAVTGAGGLALLAGVLLLGHIAGSFELSTVLAAGERIRGHALYVPMLLLVLLGAFTKSAQFPFHFWLPNAMAAPTPVSAYLHSATMVKAGVFLLARLHPALSGTDAWFYIVGGVGATTLVYSAWVALFRHDLKGLLAYSTTSHLGLITLLFGLDTPLSVVAGVFHIINHAIFKASLFMAAGIVDHECGTRDMRKVNGLFRIMPITATLAIVAAGAMAGVPLANGFLSKEMFFAETIGHPAFEEVGWLLPLFATLAGVLAVAYSSRFIHDVFFNGAPIDLPRQPHEPPRWLRAPIEVLVVACLLVGIFPEWSVAPLLGAAAGAVLQGPLPEFRLALWHGFNTPFAMSLAALAGGVLVYALRRPLFALYERLPSLHARIAFERFYERLAAFARTAVGMADNGSLQRYAMLFVAFALALGGWAWHSAPARRGETVVMLPADAAGLWALAALALAAVGATVLHRRRLTAIVLMSVVGLIVALTFERFSAPDLALTQLAVEVVTIVLLLLALHYLPQQPPPERGRARLARDALLAAAAGLGFGAAAWALLTSPFDTVSAYFLEQSVPGGGGTNVVNVILVDFRGFDTLGEITVLAMVGLAAHALLDRLVLVAPAHDADGRPWSGERHPLFLQMLMRPLLPLALAVSAFLFLRGHNLPGGGFVAGLVTGVALILQYLAAGIDFARPRLPRRTPQLLALGLALAAGTGAASWLFGRPFLTSAHGRLGLPLIGEVEIASALLFDLGVYLVVVATVLMALAELGRLSRRDAEAA from the coding sequence GTGACCGATTCGAGCCTCCTGTTCCTCGCCCTCGCCGCCGCCTTCGCCGGCGTGCCGCTGCCGCTCCTCGCCGCCCGCTTCGGCCGCGCCGCGGCGGCCTGGGCCTGCGCCGGCACGATGGCGCTGTGCCTGGCGTTGCTCGCGCCGCTGCTGCCGCCGGTGTTCGCCGGCGCAACGGTCGTCGCGCGCCTCGCCTGGCTGCCGGCGCACGGCCTCGACCTCGCCCTGCGCCTGGACGGCCTCGGCATGCTCTTCGCGCTGCTCATCCTCGGCATCGGCCTGCTGGTGGTGCTCTACGCCCACTACTACCTGCCGGTGGCCGACCGGCTCGGCCGCTTCTTCAGCCTGCTGACGCTGTTCATGGCGGCCATGCTCGGCGTCGCCCTGTCGGAAAACCTGCTGCTGCTGGTGGTGTTCTGGGAGATCACCAGCCTGGCTTCCTTCCTGCTCATCGCCTACAAGCGCGAGCTGCACGACTCGCGCATCGCCGCGCGCATGGCGCTGGCGGTGACCGGCGCCGGCGGGCTGGCGCTGCTCGCCGGCGTGCTGCTGCTCGGCCACATCGCCGGCAGCTTCGAGCTGTCGACGGTGCTGGCCGCCGGCGAGCGCATCCGCGGCCACGCCCTCTACGTGCCGATGCTGCTGCTGGTGCTCCTCGGCGCCTTCACCAAGTCGGCGCAGTTCCCCTTCCACTTCTGGCTGCCCAACGCCATGGCGGCGCCGACGCCGGTGTCGGCCTACCTGCATTCGGCGACCATGGTGAAGGCCGGCGTCTTCCTGCTGGCGCGGCTGCATCCGGCGCTCTCCGGCACCGACGCGTGGTTCTACATCGTCGGCGGCGTCGGCGCGACGACGCTGGTGTATTCGGCCTGGGTGGCGCTGTTCCGCCACGACCTGAAGGGCCTGCTGGCCTATTCCACCACCAGCCACCTCGGCCTGATCACCCTGCTGTTCGGCCTCGACACGCCGCTGTCGGTAGTCGCCGGCGTCTTCCACATCATCAACCACGCCATCTTCAAGGCCTCGCTGTTCATGGCCGCCGGCATCGTCGACCACGAGTGCGGCACGCGCGACATGCGCAAGGTGAACGGCCTCTTCCGCATCATGCCCATCACCGCCACCCTGGCCATCGTCGCCGCCGGCGCCATGGCCGGCGTGCCGCTCGCCAACGGCTTCCTCAGCAAGGAGATGTTCTTCGCCGAAACCATCGGCCACCCGGCCTTCGAGGAAGTCGGCTGGCTGCTGCCGCTGTTCGCCACCCTGGCCGGCGTGCTGGCGGTGGCCTACTCCTCGCGCTTCATCCACGACGTCTTCTTCAACGGCGCGCCCATCGACCTGCCGCGCCAGCCGCACGAGCCGCCGCGCTGGCTGCGCGCGCCGATCGAGGTGCTGGTGGTGGCCTGCCTACTGGTCGGCATCTTCCCGGAGTGGAGCGTGGCGCCGCTGCTCGGGGCGGCGGCGGGCGCGGTGCTGCAGGGGCCGCTGCCGGAATTCCGGCTGGCGTTGTGGCACGGTTTCAATACCCCCTTCGCCATGAGCCTGGCGGCGCTGGCCGGCGGCGTGCTGGTCTATGCCCTGCGGCGGCCGCTGTTCGCCCTCTACGAGCGCCTGCCCTCGCTGCACGCGCGCATCGCCTTCGAGCGCTTCTACGAGCGGCTGGCGGCTTTCGCCCGCACTGCCGTCGGCATGGCGGACAACGGCTCGCTGCAGCGCTACGCCATGCTCTTCGTCGCCTTCGCCCTGGCGCTCGGCGGCTGGGCCTGGCACTCGGCGCCGGCGCGGCGCGGCGAGACGGTCGTCATGCTGCCGGCCGACGCCGCCGGCCTGTGGGCGCTGGCGGCGCTGGCGCTCGCCGCCGTCGGCGCGACCGTGCTGCACCGGCGCCGGCTCACCGCCATCGTGCTGATGAGCGTCGTCGGCCTGATCGTGGCGCTCACCTTCGAGCGCTTCTCGGCACCCGACCTGGCGCTGACCCAGCTCGCGGTGGAAGTCGTCACCATCGTCCTGCTGCTGCTCGCCCTGCACTACCTGCCGCAGCAGCCGCCGCCGGAGCGCGGCCGCGCGCGGCTGGCGCGCGATGCGCTGCTCGCGGCGGCCGCCGGCCTGGGCTTCGGCGCCGCCGCCTGGGCGCTGCTGACCTCGCCCTTCGACACCGTGTCGGCCTATTTCCTCGAGCAGTCCGTGCCCGGCGGCGGCGGGACCAACGTGGTGAACGTCATCCTGGTGGACTTCCGCGGCTTCGACACCCTGGGCGAGATCACCGTGCTGGCGATGGTCGGTCTGGCCGCGCATGCGCTGCTCGACCGGCTGGTGCTCGTCGCGCCGGCGCACGACGCCGACGGCCGCCCGTGGAGCGGCGAGCGCCACCCGCTGTTCCTGCAGATGCTGATGCGCCCGCTGCTGCCGCTGGCGCTGGCGGTCTCCGCCTTCCTCTTCCTGCGCGGGCACAACCTGCCGGGCGGCGGCTTCGTCGCCGGGCTGGTGACCGGCGTCGCCCTGATCCTGCAATACCTCGCCGCCGGCATCGACTTCGCCCGGCCGCGCCTGCCGCGGCGCACCCCGCAACTGCTCGCGCTCGGCCTGGCGCTGGCCGCCGGCACCGGCGCGGCGAGCTGGCTCTTCGGCCGGCCCTTCCTCACCAGCGCCCACGGCCGCCTCGGCCTGCCGCTGATCGGCGAGGTGGAGATCGCCTCGGCGCTGCTGTTCGACCTCGGCGTCTACCTCGTCGTCGTCGCCACCGTGCTGATGGCGCTGGCCGAACTCGGCCGCCTGTCGCGCCGCGACGCGGAGGCCGCCTGA
- a CDS encoding Na+/H+ antiporter subunit C, which yields MEALLAIAIGTLTACGVFLLLRARTFAVVLGLTLLSYAVNLFLFASGRLMPGAPPLIRDGAFYTDPLPQALVLTAIVIGFGMTAYLVMLALRALAESGDDHVDAKGPGREDSQ from the coding sequence ATGGAAGCGCTGCTCGCCATCGCCATCGGCACGCTGACCGCCTGCGGCGTCTTCCTGCTGCTGCGCGCGCGCACCTTCGCCGTGGTGCTGGGACTGACTTTGCTCTCCTACGCGGTGAACCTGTTCCTCTTCGCCAGCGGCCGCCTGATGCCCGGCGCGCCGCCGCTGATCCGCGACGGCGCCTTCTACACCGACCCGCTGCCGCAGGCGCTGGTGCTCACCGCCATCGTCATCGGCTTCGGCATGACCGCCTACCTCGTCATGCTGGCGCTGCGCGCGCTGGCCGAATCCGGCGACGACCACGTCGACGCGAAAGGACCGGGGAGGGAGGATTCGCAGTGA
- a CDS encoding monovalent cation/H+ antiporter subunit D: MIQHAPILPILIPFAAALVLLAGTGRGLAFQRGTGLAAALTGIAAAAWLTLLADRGDILVYALGDWPAPFGIVLAVDRLAAGMTLLTALLAAVSLLHASHGFDARGRHFHPLFQLQIVGLQGAFLTGDLFNLFVFFEVMLLASYALLAHGGGLARTRAGLAYVVLNLAGSALFLIALGLLYGTLGTLNLADVALRLQGTGHDPALARLAAALLVAVFALKAALLPLSFWLPTSYAAAGAPVAALFALMTKVGIVALLRVQVVAFAPAAATADLLAGWLTPLALATVLFAALGALAAGRLRELAAWLVLGSAGILLAVPALAGADLTAAALYYLVQSTFAGAAFFLLAERIAERRGDASDAFLPGPALAAPWLALGFFLAAATVSGLPPFSGFIGKLMLLEAFRPTPAAVAVWSVLLTAGFLFMASLARNGSRLFWERKPDLPAPAAGPVGWQRATAIVLLVAAGPLLALFARPVADYAARAAAQLHAPKAYIGTVLGKDVRSIWRQRRP, translated from the coding sequence GTGATCCAGCACGCCCCGATCCTGCCGATCCTGATTCCCTTCGCCGCGGCGCTGGTGCTGCTGGCCGGCACCGGCCGCGGGCTCGCCTTCCAGCGCGGCACGGGCCTCGCCGCGGCCCTCACCGGCATCGCCGCCGCCGCCTGGCTGACGCTGCTGGCCGACCGCGGCGACATCCTCGTCTACGCCCTCGGCGACTGGCCGGCGCCCTTCGGCATCGTGCTGGCGGTGGATCGCCTCGCCGCCGGCATGACGCTGCTGACGGCGCTGCTCGCCGCCGTCAGCCTGCTGCATGCCAGCCACGGCTTCGACGCCCGCGGCCGGCATTTTCATCCGCTCTTCCAGCTGCAGATCGTCGGCCTGCAGGGCGCCTTCCTCACCGGCGACCTGTTCAACCTGTTCGTCTTCTTCGAGGTGATGCTGCTCGCCTCGTATGCGCTGCTGGCCCACGGCGGCGGCCTCGCCCGCACCCGCGCCGGGCTCGCCTACGTCGTGCTCAACCTCGCCGGCTCGGCGCTGTTCCTCATCGCGCTGGGCCTGCTCTATGGCACGCTGGGCACGCTCAACCTGGCCGACGTGGCGCTGCGCCTGCAGGGCACCGGGCACGATCCCGCCCTGGCGCGGCTCGCCGCCGCGCTGCTCGTCGCCGTCTTCGCGCTGAAGGCGGCGCTGCTGCCGCTCTCCTTCTGGCTGCCGACGAGCTACGCCGCCGCCGGCGCGCCGGTAGCGGCGCTCTTCGCCCTCATGACCAAGGTCGGCATCGTCGCCCTCCTGCGCGTGCAGGTCGTGGCCTTCGCCCCGGCGGCGGCCACCGCCGACCTCCTCGCCGGCTGGCTGACGCCGCTGGCGCTGGCCACGGTGCTCTTCGCCGCCCTCGGCGCGCTCGCCGCCGGACGGCTGCGCGAGCTCGCCGCCTGGCTGGTGCTCGGCTCCGCCGGCATCCTGCTGGCCGTGCCTGCGCTGGCCGGCGCCGACCTCACCGCGGCGGCGCTGTATTACCTCGTCCAGTCCACCTTCGCCGGCGCCGCCTTCTTCCTGCTGGCGGAGCGCATCGCCGAACGGCGCGGCGACGCCTCCGACGCCTTCCTGCCGGGACCGGCGCTGGCGGCGCCGTGGCTGGCGCTGGGCTTTTTCCTGGCGGCGGCGACGGTCTCCGGGCTGCCGCCCTTCTCCGGCTTCATCGGCAAGCTGATGCTGCTCGAAGCGTTCCGCCCGACCCCCGCCGCCGTCGCCGTGTGGAGCGTGCTGCTGACGGCGGGCTTCCTCTTCATGGCGTCGCTGGCGCGCAACGGCAGCCGCCTGTTCTGGGAGCGCAAGCCGGACCTGCCGGCGCCGGCTGCCGGACCCGTCGGCTGGCAGCGGGCGACGGCCATCGTCCTGCTCGTCGCCGCCGGCCCGCTGCTGGCGCTGTTCGCGCGGCCGGTGGCGGATTACGCCGCGCGCGCCGCCGCCCAGCTGCACGCGCCGAAGGCCTACATCGGCACCGTGCTGGGCAAGGACGTCCGCTCGATCTGGCGGCAGAGGCGGCCATGA
- a CDS encoding Na+/H+ antiporter subunit E gives MIRRLLPHPALSAAIFLLWAALSNAASVGALAVGTLLAVLLPAVTRPFWPDAPRLRRPGLALRLAARVALDIVVANAAVARRVLGPIANLQPAFVEVPLDLRDPFAATILASIVSLTPGTVSIDVDQTRWVLSLHALDAPDPQALVAAIKARYEAPLKEVFAC, from the coding sequence ATGATACGAAGGCTGCTCCCGCATCCGGCCCTGTCCGCCGCCATCTTCCTGCTCTGGGCGGCGCTGAGCAACGCGGCGTCCGTCGGCGCGCTCGCCGTCGGCACGCTGCTCGCCGTGCTGCTGCCGGCGGTCACGCGGCCGTTCTGGCCGGACGCGCCGCGCCTGCGGCGCCCCGGCCTCGCCCTGCGGCTCGCCGCGCGGGTGGCCCTCGACATCGTCGTCGCCAACGCGGCGGTGGCGCGCCGCGTCCTCGGCCCGATCGCGAACCTTCAGCCGGCCTTCGTCGAGGTGCCGCTGGACCTGCGCGACCCCTTCGCCGCGACCATCCTCGCCAGCATCGTTTCGCTGACGCCGGGAACGGTCTCCATCGACGTCGATCAAACCCGCTGGGTGCTCTCGCTGCATGCCCTCGACGCACCCGACCCGCAGGCGCTCGTCGCCGCCATCAAGGCGCGCTACGAAGCGCCGCTGAAGGAGGTCTTCGCATGCTGA